From a single Lineus longissimus chromosome 16, tnLinLong1.2, whole genome shotgun sequence genomic region:
- the LOC135500155 gene encoding fibrinogen silencer-binding protein-like, protein MGPKRAENFTHEQRMGLIQLIRLQVKVIEDKRSDTSSNRKKQKAWDEIEKQMAANFPERARASAKDLKELWRRMKGKTKTVARDKKIDMAKTGGGAPEVDDLDEETVAILSIIAKDLEQIKNTYDDDCTGAVTDTRDEDVTAGTSSSGNTNKRQVCLLMIIMKNTHF, encoded by the coding sequence ATGGGACCGAAAAGAGCGGAAAATTTTACGCACGAGCAAAGGATGGGCCTCATCCAGCTCATTAGACTGCAGGTGAAGGTGATAGAAGACAAACGATCGGATACCTCCTCCAACAGAAAGAAACAGAAGGCGTGGGACGAAATCGAGAAACAAATGGCGGCGAATTTTCCCGAGAGGGCGAGGGCCTCTGCAAAGGACCTCAAGGAATTATGGAGAAGGATGAAAGGGAAGACCAAAACGGTCGCACGGGATAAGAAAATAGATATGGCCAAGACTGGCGGTGGAGCACCGGAAGTTGACGACCTCGACGAAGAAACAGTCGCAATTTTGTCCATTATAGCAAAAGATTTGGAGCAGATTAAGAacacttacgacgatgattgcACTGGAGCGGTCACCGACACTCGCGATGAGGATGTTACTGCAGGCACCAGTTCAAGCGGAAATACAAATAAGAGGCAAGTATGCCTTCTGATGATTATTATGAAAAATACACATTTCTGA